Below is a genomic region from Brassica rapa cultivar Chiifu-401-42 chromosome A08, CAAS_Brap_v3.01, whole genome shotgun sequence.
CCTAGGTCTTGGGAAAATCTTGACAACAAAATGAGAGATGTGCTAATTGAAAAAGGGCCTAAAAGAGAAATGAATCTTGTGTTTCCTTTAGATAAGTATTCTAGACATTTCTCATATAGTTATTATTCTCGAAAGTTGAGTAATGGAGAAACTAGTGATAGAAATTGGTTGGTTTATTCAAAACATGTGGACAAAGTCTATTGCTTTTGTTGCAAATTGTTTAAATCCATTGGCTGCTCAAATATGCTAGCAAAAGATGGATTTAAAGATTGGAAGCATCTTAGTGAGAGGCTTAAAGATCATGAGAGAAGTATAGAACACATGATTAATATGAAAACTTGGAATGAACTAAAAATTAGATTAGAAAAAGATCTAACAATTGATAAAGAACTCCAAAAAGAAATTGCTAGAGAAAAAGAACGTTGGAGGCTGGTCTTAACTAGAATAATTGCTATTGTGAAATTTCTTTCTAAAAGGTGCTTAgcttttagaggaaaaaatgagAAACTTTACCAAGATAGCAATGGTAATTTCTTAGGAGCTATTGAAATGATTGCAGAATTTGATTTGATAATCCAAGATCATATCAGGCGCATTCAAAATCATGAAATTCATCATCATTATCTTGGCCATAATATTCAGAATGAGTTTATTTCTCTTTTGGCTCATAATGTTCAGTTTTCCATTGTTGCTAATATCAAAGAGGCAAAATACTTTTCAGTGATTCTTGATTGTACACCAGATGTGAGCCACCAAGAGCAAATGACTCTAATAATAAGATGTGTGAACATGTCTGATAAAAAAGTTAGAGTAGAAGAGTATTTTTTAGAGTTTCTAAAGGTAGATGACACATCTGGTCTAGGGCTCTTTGAAAAATTATTAGATGTTCTAAAGTCTCTTACTCTTGATGTTGATAATGTGAGGGGTCAAAGTTATGACAATGGTTCTAATATGAAAGGAAAACATCAAGGTGTTCAAAGACGATTGCTTGATATAAACTCAAAAGCTTTGTATATGCCATGTGCTTGTCATAGTCTTAATCTTGTGGTTAGTGATATGGCTCATTCATGTTTGAAAGCTATTTCTTTCTTTGGAGTTGTGCAACGCATATATACTTTGTTTTCTAGTTCTACAAAGAGATGGAAGATTTTGCTTGACCATGTTCCTTTTTTTACAGTGAAATCATTATCCAATACTCGTTGGGAAAGCCGGATTAATAGCGTGAAAGCTATCAGATTTCAAGCTTTACAAGTAAGGTCAGCTTTATTAGAATTGTATGAATCATGTGAAGATGCTATGACAAAAAGTGATGCTGAAAGTTTAATTATGGCATTtgataattttgaatttttacttGGCATGGTCATTTGGTATGAAATTTTGTTTGCTATTAACTCGGCCAGTAAGAACTTACAGTCTAAATCTATGTGCATTGACAATGCTTTAAAACAACTTGAAGGTGTTCTGctgttttttgagaaatatagAAATGAAGGGTTTAATTCTAGCTTGAAAATAGCTCAAAATATTGCTCATGAGATGGATGTTGATCCTGTTTTTCCAAATAAGCGTCGTGTCTTTAGGAAAAAGCAGTTTGATGAAACTGATTCAGGTGAACAAGTACAATTATCAGGTGAGGATGCTTTTAGAGTTGACTATTTTTTAGTTGTTGTGGACATGGCAACAACTTCGGTGAAGAACAGGTTTGATCAAATGATGAATTTTAAAAGTGTTTTTGGGTTTTTATTTGATTCTTTGAGACTAAAAGTGTTAGATGAAAGTGAACTTCGAAGTCATTGCACAAACTTTTACAATACCTTTTCTAATGGTGATTCTTCTGATGTTGATTTGAATGATCTTTTTTCTGAATTGAGAATGCTGCAAACGACTTTACCCGATGTATCTATAGAACCTAGTGAAGTTCTAGAGTTTGTTGAAAGTGTAGGCTGTTATCCAAATGTTTCAATTGCTTATAGAATTCTTTTGACTACACCTGTGTCGGTAGCCTCAGCAGAGAGAAGCTTTTCAAAATTAAAgttgttgaaaaattatttaagatcTTCAATGTCTCAAGAAAGATTGAATGGTTTAGCTATTTTATGTATTGAAAAGAACATCTTAGAAAGCATTGATTTTGAAACTGTTATACATGATTTTGCATCAAGTAAAGCTCGAAAAAACCGTTTCTTATGATTGCATTTCTTTTTAGGATgactactgttttttttttcagatttgcAGGAAGATGTTATACTGTGATGGTTTTTGTTGAAACAAATGATTTcattctcaagaaaatgaagcTATAGGAAGAGCaagagttttttattttatttttatggtttGTGCTTatctttttaaacaaaaacgattttattttatcttgtaCCTACAATATCAacatttcaattttatatataaaagggtctctttttttattttgcccCAGGGCCTGTAAAATGTTTGAGCCGGCCCTGGTTGTATGATACTCCAACATTCCAAAATTCGCATATGATTTACAACCAATCGTCTAAATTATATCAATATTTAGTTTATTGGCATTTCACACTAGGGATATAGCATTATAACTAAATTAACATACATTTTGAAGAgaaaaatgaatattaaaagaaatttcacCATCCCCAAGTGACCAAGTCATTAAGCATTAATATAGAGATTTGCTGGTAGCTGGAAGTTGTACAAATTTATAATACTATAGTAGAAGTAGGCACAAACTGGATtcgaagaaaatagaaaaataataataagatcttTTGATCACAAACTGGATTTgaagaaaatagtaaaataataataagatcttTTGATAACTTGTCAAACTTTATTACTTTAGGATAAATTGTTCATCATACATTAAatctttattatattttacaataaTTTCGAAATAGCTACAAGGTTCGGTTCACACAAACTATCTCCGTGTTGTAGAGCTTCACTGACTGCCCCTTAATGGCGTCGAAGGGGCACAAGTTCAAGAGGTTGTTTCTTGACAGTGCTGAGAATGCCAGCTTCTTCCATATCAATGTCTCCAACTTTCATTCCATCAGGCAATTTCCAATCAAAATAGTAAAGCAAATTCATCAGGCCTAACTCCACGGTAGCAATCCCCAGTACCATCGCAGGACATACCCTTCGACCAGAACCAAACGGTATTAAGTCAAAGTGTTGTCCTCTAAAATCTACAGAACTATCAGTGAACCGTTCAGGGTTGAAATCTTCAGGGTCGGTCCAACGCTTGGGGTCACGTCCTATGGTCCAAACATTAACTTGAATTTGTGTTTTGGGAGGAATGTCGTAGCCTTGGATCTTGACGTGAGACATTGTTTCCCTTGGGAGCAAAAGTGGAACCGGTGGGTGTAACCTGAATGTTTCCTTTATTACAAGCTTCAAGTAATCAACCTTTCCTAGGTCTTCTTCAGTGATTCTCTCCCTTTTGAGCCCTAGGGTGGCTCGAATGTTTTCTTGAGCTTTCTTCATCACACGAGGGTTTCTAGCGAGCTCGGTCATCACCCAAATCATAGTTATGGCGCTTGTATCAACCCCCGCGAGAAATATATCCTGAAACATTCCATAAAAAACATACCAAGTCTGAATCATTTTTACTTGTCACACAAGAAACATGAGATTTTACCATGAGGACTGCCTTGACATTATCGATATCGAGTTTGAAAGAATCTTCACTTCCTTGTTTATCGATCATATCCAATATCAAGGAAACAATATCTTGATTTTCCCTTCCTTCTGGCTTCAAGTGCTCATCAATAACTTGCTGGTAAAAAACATCAAGGTCTTCAAAGACTTTGTTAATCTTCTTGTGTCGTTGAAACAACCAGTCTACAAATCTTCCGAGTGCACCAGGGAAGAAGTCAGAGAAAGTGAACGTCCCTAGAGCTTCCGCTGCTTCGGTAACAAGTCCCTCGATCTTTTCTTGGTCAGTAAGGAAGTTGCTCTCGTGGATGTTCTGTCCTAAAGCTACTCTACAAATTACACTTGCGGCCAGGGAGAAGAAAGTTTTGTTTAGATCCACGGAAGATTGTTTCAAAGCGGATTCTGATACTTTCTTCACCATGAAgtcactctcttcttctcttatgTACCTGAATGATTGAACTTTTCTAAGACTGAAAAGCTCGGTGACCACGAGTTTCCGCATCTCCCGCCAGTACTCACCGTACGGTCCGAAATTAATGTCTTTGAAACCGTAAGAGAGTTTTCCGGTCCCTACAGTCTTTGGTCGGCTGCAACATTCCAAGTCGTGTGTTTTGAGAACTGCTTCAGCTGCTTCACTCGATGAGATCACAACCACTGGAACAGACCCTAGACGGAGAAGCATCACCGGTCCGTGTTTGATGGAGAGGTTATGAAAACATCGATGAGGCAGTCCTGCAAGATGATGCAAGTTTCCAATGATTGGAAGACTTGAAGGGCTAGGAGGAAGATTGAGTTTTGAGTTTGTCATCCTTTTAAGACAGATTGATGTTAAGAGAGTAAGAAGCGAAACcaagaagaaacagagcaagATAGCCATTTCGTCTcttcctctgtttttcttttcttttgatctGTTTCTTGTGGATACGAACTTGGTTATCACGAGGGTTTTGTAATATATAAGAAGAGTGAAAGAACCTTATCACGTCACGTATGTTGAAAGTTGTAACAGAAAATACTAAATTTCTGAATAGTAAACGTGACAAAAGCAGTCACTATCTGAGCCAGGGCTTGTCTTGCTAATAGGGGCTGCGTTCGATAAATGATTTCAGACAAAAGTCTAGGGCTGTCACAGTCGACTATTTGAAAAAGTTCGGTTCGATTTGATCGGTTTTTAATATTCAGATTGCACATGAAAGCTTACCTAATCAAATTGTCAAAACCAATCACAGATTCCTAATTTCATGGTGGAAACAGAGCTGCTTGAACAAAATAAAGAGTGTGCATTTGCAGAATAAAAGGAGAATCTTATAGTGAGAAACAAAGTTTAAGCTAGAGAGTGAATGTTATTACTCGGCGGCCGCTTCCTCCATGACTTGTTCGGCAGTGGATGGTGGCACAGGGTAGTAGTGATAGTGTAGCTCCCCAACATCATCTCCCGACAGTTTCTTCCATCCATTAGGACCCACGTGGTACACTGATTAATATGAGAATAGAcaaatgttattattatatgAGGTAGGTTAAGTATCTTGAAAGTTCCATATCGAACACTAACCGCTAGCAACTCCACCACTAGCTCCATCACGGAATGTCGCATGGTAGATTGATCTCCTTGCTAACTCAGATGCTTCTTCAACTGACATATCGAATTTGTACCTAAATGACAGAAGCAAGATTAGAATCTGGTGGGAAAATGAGATGAACATGTTGTTGGGGGCATTGATTTACCCGCTGTCAAGTACACCATAAGCGTATGGTGAACCAGAACCGACTGAAAACCTGTCTCCCTTGAGCCTTCCTCCTTCGTTGTCCACATAGTATAGTCCAGGACCCTGGAGTTAGAgtgttaatgtttttatttcggCGAGAAGATTTAAGAGGAGTAATGAAGATATTTTCACTTACAGTTTCGTCCCATCCAGCAATCATTGTGCCGACGGAAAGTCCCATTCCACGGTATGAGTAGAGCATGTTTGCTAGAAGTTTTGAAGCTCCGGAAACAGATATTCTCCTCTTGTTTGCCAGCTCATGTAGACGGCACTTGCATAGACAAAATACATAATGAGATTAGAGACAAAAATGGGTATACACACTCAAATGAAAAGTATCCCATCGCATTCACAAATACTTGTCTTTCGATATAACACTACTAAAGCTTTTATAATTCACCaaataaagttattttttttcattcggTATCTTAGTATAACAAAGATAACCAAAGAATATTTCtgataaaaaaatgtttggTTCACAGAACAAGGATGCTAATAAAGCCACTAACTATGTTGCAGAAAATGCATATTCATCAACCCAACGATTCACCATAACACAAACCAAAACCTTTCTAGTTAGTCAATAcagacacacaaaaaaaaattaaagcctTTGACAACGCAGCAAGACTCCCCATACCAACAGAAAGGAAGATAAAGCCACAGATCTAAGCATCACTacagacataaaaaaaaaagaaaaaagctaACTAGGTACCTTAATTCCAAGATTACGGTGCCAGAATTGACAATCAGCAGCTCCTCCAGCCATTGTACCAAGCATATAAGGATTGATTTCAATAATCTTCTTCACAGATTGTGACGCTAcatagagagaaaaaaaaacaatacaaaacatCAGCAGAGCAATAATACAACACTTCGTTTCCTATACTGTCTCACAGTCATTAGCCAACAGAAACAATCCAACAACAAGCCAACTTAATCTCCATCCTATTTGTTTCTGCCAGAGTCATACTATATGCAAAGGATACATCTTTTCCACAGCTAAAACAGTTAAAAGGAAAGTGATGGAAGAAAGAGAACATACAGATATATCCACCCATGCTAGCACGAGAGTCAGCAGCGACCATAACACCTTCTTTGAAGATGAAAGCCAGCGTGGTTGTTCCTTTCGCTGGCTTCACCATCTGTACTGCTTCTTTCTGAAACCCATCGAACTAAAACCCACACACAAAGAGGTTAATCAAAATCAACCACCCACACTGATTAGCAAATGAATCCAAAAGAGGTTAATCAAAAAACTCACATCAGTAGTGCGGGGAAGGTCAAAGGAGGGCACAGTAGTAAACCCATCAAGCATATCGTTGCTCGACCCGAATCCAATCGTAGGCATGGATGTCTCGAACCCACTAGTATCAAGCTTCATCCTTTAAACCTACAGAATCAATCAAAACACTCAAACTGATAAAATTGTAATCTAGCATGAAATAAACCAAACCCAGATGTCAAGCAAAGAGCTTTTTCTCTCAAAAACTCGAATCAGATCTAGTACGAGTACATGAGTGTAGGTACACTTTATCGTTATTTACAAGCCAAATTAACGATTCTAGAGCTCGATTAAAGGATCTGAAACGTACCTTAGTGAAGAGAGGTAATCAAATCGAGCCAAAGGGTTCCGAGagatagagaagaagaagacgaagaagtaGCTCAAAGTAGTAGATCGTTTCTTGAGCTCCGGGCAAACTACAGAGAAGCATATATGGGCCCTATGGGCAATCAAATATGGGCTATTAATTACTAAATGGGCCTACCATTTTCTTATTAATTGGGCATgaaactctctctctcgacTAAACAAGGAAAAAGTTTTGAACTTAAAactttactagattttgatccgcgctttcaaagcgcaagatcgtttctttttaaaatttcatttaaattaataaatacttgtcgaatctatattttaatagatttttttatttgcttatagtcaatttttataatattgtcttctttatttttttaattattattaaaataaaaatatttgtccTATATTATCCTATTCCTGTTGGTTTGTTCGAATGTGTGGGTTTGAATAGAAAATCGGTGTTACCTATTTATAATATTGATCGGATTCAAAGCGAGGTGTTAGGTTTTATGAGAAACTTGGGGAGAAAGTTAGGGAATCTTCTTTTTAAAATCGAATCtctctatattttaagattagtttttagaaaattcagTAACTTTTTTCTGCGTGTTTCTCAAGTTGGTAgatcttctttttatttgatttgattccgtAAATCTTTGAATACAAAATGAGATTTAAAACGACTTAATGGGcttaaaaccaaaaatataagtAGCAAATTGGTTGGGctttttattttcgaaaaacatttaaaacaattgaaaaaataattgaaaaagagAATGAAATGTTTTGTAAGTAATAGAAAAAATTCAGGGGCAGATTCATAAGAagtattctgctttaatagtatagataatgcGTTAATGTTAATCAAACCAAACTGTATTGCAATGattttcaagaaaaagaaaagagagtttGCAATATGATCCTTTTCTTCTCGTGTAACGTTTTATAAAGGCAAAGACTTTATTCGAACATGTATCACTTTTATAAAAAGTAAGACAACTACTAAGGgaatgtttatgtttttttttaaggaatCTGCATCAGTTAGATTCAAACTAAATACAATTTTGGATCAATACTGTTATTCAAGATACAAGATCAAAGGTTTTTTTCCTATgcaaaaattttgttttatttctaaatgtagcagaaaaatatgaaaacaatacAAAAGTATATGTTTGCATATATAATCATCAAATGcgtcaaacaaaaaattaagtAATATACTCAGTCGCAGAAAGTTGCAGGGCAACACGCTAGCGTTTTGTAATGCATCTTCTTGCTCGCATGTACCCTAAAGGAGGATTCTTCAACGAGATGCTGCAACGCGTGTGCAACCAATAAGAGTATCTCATCAACGACCCAACGTTCGAGCGAGCGTGGAACGTTCCTCTCAGGTTCAACAACACAGGACCTGTTCCGAGCTGTAACTGCAGCTCCTGGCTCTGAATCATTTGAATAGGGACCTGACTGCTCACGAGATGGAAGCTCGTGAACATGGACATTCCCTTTGGAACAATGAACGGCTCGATGCGCTGTGTTGCTATGAGCGTGTTGTAAAAGTAGAGCTCGAACATGATGTAGCTGAAGTCGACACTTCTCTTCTTGCTTGGGTTTGTGAAGTTTACCACAACCGCGAGATCTCCGTTTAGAACGTAACCCATTTCGAGATTCGCCGAGTTTAGGTTAGCTGCTGCGATGGCGAAGTAGGGTGTGTGTGGACGGTTGCTGAGGTAGACGAGGAGGAGGACGAGGCCGGAGAGAATCAGGATGACTAAGAGAATTGCGCAGCAGACTGTAGCCGGTAGTTTCATGGGTTTGGTCCTCTTTGGACCTTGTTGATGGTGCGTTGGTCGTGTTGGAGCCGTCCTCCATGGAGTTGGTTCAGGTCCATGGCCACCGTTGGGTTGAGGTCGTTGTTGATCTTCAGGGCTCAATAGCGATGGCCTACCAGGGTTTGGATTACGGCGTGGTGGTAACGGTTCTTCTGGCCTCAGTGGCATGGGTCTTGAGGAAGGCGGCTCATGAATAAGTTCAGGTGGCTCACTCTGGTGGCGACCTCTAGTCTTTATTCTAGGCCCTGATGGAGCAACAGGATGAGCCTGTGGGTTCTGGTGGTGGTCCGGAGAGGGCCATGAGGTAGAGGGACCACCGGGATGTTGATCCTGCGAGGAAAACTGAACAAGATGAGGGTTGGTTTCATAGTGGTGATAAGACATTAAAGCACCAACAAAATGAGAAAAGACTTGTGTGATAGACTACTGATAGCAAGAAAAGAGAAATTATGAGTGTTTctaaatgagagagagaggtgatAACTTGATGAGAAGTACAAGTAGGATTCTTGAATTAAAGGAAACTGACACAAGGAAGCAAGTAAtcttttttacatatttttcgTTCTAAGCAAGCGAAACTATAGACATCATCCCCtttatttttcatcaaaaattgtttggaaaagaaataaataaatacaagaTATTCAGTTGGGTtcttggagagagagagagataagagcTTACAGGTTCCCGCTTATGGTAAACATTCTGTTTTTAGAATGTTTatgtattcttcttcttctccttttgtGCTAATACGGGCTTAGCTCTGCATCAGTACACATGATGAAACATAGTAAATGACATGACTGAAGAATAGAGTTAGGACTCGCTGATAAAACAGTCACACAAAtacttcaaattttaaaattttgtgcaATCAATATATGTTCCAGAAAAAGCTTGATTTTGCTATAAAATATATCAGTGTATGAAAATATGCAGAATATGATAAGACTAATAAAGCATTTTGACCCACTTTCAAACATTGAAACAAAGTTATCAGATGAAGTCTGAGCTAACCTTCTGGATTTCAGACTTTAAAATGCAGTTTCCAAAACATCAAGCTTGATGTGCCGATACATAAAAAGAAAACTCCTTCTCTCAGTCCAATACGATCCGTCCTCAATGTAATATTTCTGAGGAACGGGAT
It encodes:
- the LOC103836124 gene encoding zinc finger MYM-type protein 1, whose amino-acid sequence is MNGTNSGCQKRKKKRLRELFIESQRGSLDKFVIKKNADENLKSDCVDNIHESNDHFGDGNSRLSEHDNVINASTVESPNFCEEPSSYLDVYDPRSWENLDNKMRDVLIEKGPKREMNLVFPLDKYSRHFSYSYYSRKLSNGETSDRNWLVYSKHVDKVYCFCCKLFKSIGCSNMLAKDGFKDWKHLSERLKDHERSIEHMINMKTWNELKIRLEKDLTIDKELQKEIAREKERWRLVLTRIIAIVKFLSKRCLAFRGKNEKLYQDSNGNFLGAIEMIAEFDLIIQDHIRRIQNHEIHHHYLGHNIQNEFISLLAHNVQFSIVANIKEAKYFSVILDCTPDVSHQEQMTLIIRCVNMSDKKVRVEEYFLEFLKVDDTSGLGLFEKLLDVLKSLTLDVDNVRGQSYDNGSNMKGKHQGVQRRLLDINSKALYMPCACHSLNLVVSDMAHSCLKAISFFGVVQRIYTLFSSSTKRWKILLDHVPFFTVKSLSNTRWESRINSVKAIRFQALQVRFAGRCYTVMVFVETNDFILKKMKL
- the LOC103836125 gene encoding cytochrome P450 71B2; protein product: MAILLCFFLVSLLTLLTSICLKRMTNSKLNLPPSPSSLPIIGNLHHLAGLPHRCFHNLSIKHGPVMLLRLGSVPVVVISSSEAAEAVLKTHDLECCSRPKTVGTGKLSYGFKDINFGPYGEYWREMRKLVVTELFSLRKVQSFRYIREEESDFMVKKVSESALKQSSVDLNKTFFSLAASVICRVALGQNIHESNFLTDQEKIEGLVTEAAEALGTFTFSDFFPGALGRFVDWLFQRHKKINKVFEDLDVFYQQVIDEHLKPEGRENQDIVSLILDMIDKQGSEDSFKLDIDNVKAVLMDIFLAGVDTSAITMIWVMTELARNPRVMKKAQENIRATLGLKRERITEEDLGKVDYLKLVIKETFRLHPPVPLLLPRETMSHVKIQGYDIPPKTQIQVNVWTIGRDPKRWTDPEDFNPERFTDSSVDFRGQHFDLIPFGSGRRVCPAMVLGIATVELGLMNLLYYFDWKLPDGMKVGDIDMEEAGILSTVKKQPLELVPLRRH
- the LOC103836126 gene encoding proteasome subunit beta type-5-B — protein: MKLDTSGFETSMPTIGFGSSNDMLDGFTTVPSFDLPRTTDFDGFQKEAVQMVKPAKGTTTLAFIFKEGVMVAADSRASMGGYISSQSVKKIIEINPYMLGTMAGGAADCQFWHRNLGIKCRLHELANKRRISVSGASKLLANMLYSYRGMGLSVGTMIAGWDETGPGLYYVDNEGGRLKGDRFSVGSGSPYAYGVLDSGYKFDMSVEEASELARRSIYHATFRDGASGGVASVYHVGPNGWKKLSGDDVGELHYHYYPVPPSTAEQVMEEAAAE
- the LOC103836127 gene encoding uncharacterized protein LOC103836127 — protein: MSYHHYETNPHLVQFSSQDQHPGGPSTSWPSPDHHQNPQAHPVAPSGPRIKTRGRHQSEPPELIHEPPSSRPMPLRPEEPLPPRRNPNPGRPSLLSPEDQQRPQPNGGHGPEPTPWRTAPTRPTHHQQGPKRTKPMKLPATVCCAILLVILILSGLVLLLVYLSNRPHTPYFAIAAANLNSANLEMGYVLNGDLAVVVNFTNPSKKRSVDFSYIMFELYFYNTLIATQRIEPFIVPKGMSMFTSFHLVSSQVPIQMIQSQELQLQLGTGPVLLNLRGTFHARSNVGSLMRYSYWLHTRCSISLKNPPLGYMRARRCITKR